One window of the Candidatus Neomarinimicrobiota bacterium genome contains the following:
- a CDS encoding DUF2492 family protein, whose amino-acid sequence MNHIHGHEVMHMMAKSGLSYSRDSLRPAIHEQFGAETSALTGRSSMPKPAFRV is encoded by the coding sequence ATGAATCACATACACGGTCACGAAGTCATGCACATGATGGCGAAATCAGGTCTTTCTTATAGTAGAGACTCACTACGTCCGGCTATTCATGAACAATTTGGAGCTGAAACGTCTGCTCTGACAGGCCGGTCGTCTATGCCGAAGCCAGCCTTTAGAGTATGA
- a CDS encoding homocysteine S-methyltransferase family protein, translated as MQTFRQHLKDKVLVFDGAMGTSIQHLELTKDDFWGKEGCNELLILSKPDAIRSIHASFLEVGCDVIETNTFGGTHIVLGNYGLSDKIVEINLKAAQLARSVAKDFSTPAHPRYVAGSMGPGTRLPSLGHITYPEIYQAYREQAAGLIDGGVDVILVETVQDPLQAKAALNAVFHTLHEKHIDLPVMVSVTMEATGTMLLGTDMLGVLTTLESYPLAVVGMNCGTGPKAMGEHLHTLSAHSPFPISVIPNAGLPQNINGEMLYDLTGPELAHDLRHTIDEMGVSVVGGCCGTTPNHLKHVVEQAGRLNPPPRDPVFYAAASSLYAVSKFDQESKPLLISEATNANASREFKEFLMAGDLDSMVSLARDQVAEGVHLLDVCVACEDRDEAADMSQFIERVNSQISIPIIIHSTEPRTIRAALERTTGRAMVYSINLEAGETKAIEIIKLCQEFGAGLVCRIADETDIARTAEQRLTIAKRLYNLAVTQQGLRESDLFFDFPTFSLASGDETLHRSAGETLAGISLIKSAFPESFTCLNLSNVSAGLKPDTRELVNSVFLHLAIEAGLDAAMLHAEHILPYHKIKEADRKLCEDFILNRETPDHDPLVNLLEAHIDPEMATIIEGDPWELPRQIASIPEPPFWGRRVIHDIGLNTIFPFINKAALFRGQWGFKQGQISPEDYAKIEQETIFPTFDRLTTQVINEQLLIPTVIYGYYACQSEGNRLWIYGQPDDEQPLYHIDFPRQSKPPKRAIPDFFCSIESGKRDVLAFQLVTIGKKASEYAHGLYAKNAYAEYLYFHGLAAETAEALAEYWHQQIRQELNIHQSDGDEVKQLFHQKYQGSRYSFGYPACPELKDQELIFKLLDAPAEGIMLTEDYQIIPEQSTSAIIVHHPEATFFSV; from the coding sequence TGATAAAATTGTTGAAATCAACCTAAAAGCTGCTCAACTGGCCCGCTCGGTGGCAAAGGATTTCTCCACTCCAGCTCACCCCAGATATGTAGCTGGCTCCATGGGACCGGGTACCCGTCTGCCTTCGTTAGGGCATATTACATATCCAGAGATCTACCAGGCTTATCGCGAACAGGCAGCCGGGCTAATCGATGGTGGTGTTGATGTTATCCTGGTGGAAACTGTTCAGGATCCCCTGCAAGCCAAAGCGGCGCTAAATGCCGTCTTTCATACCCTCCATGAAAAGCACATCGATTTGCCAGTCATGGTTTCAGTAACCATGGAGGCCACTGGCACCATGCTTCTGGGAACCGATATGCTGGGTGTACTGACCACCCTTGAGTCTTACCCGCTTGCCGTAGTTGGAATGAACTGCGGAACCGGACCCAAGGCCATGGGCGAACACCTCCACACCCTCTCAGCCCATTCACCCTTCCCGATCTCCGTGATACCCAATGCGGGTTTACCCCAAAATATTAACGGCGAAATGCTCTATGATCTAACCGGACCTGAACTCGCCCACGACTTACGGCATACCATTGATGAAATGGGTGTGAGTGTGGTGGGTGGCTGTTGTGGAACCACTCCCAACCATCTCAAACATGTGGTTGAACAAGCCGGACGACTGAATCCGCCTCCCCGAGACCCTGTTTTCTACGCTGCAGCGAGTTCGCTCTATGCGGTTTCCAAGTTCGATCAGGAGTCCAAACCACTGCTCATTAGTGAAGCAACCAATGCCAATGCATCCAGGGAATTCAAAGAATTTCTCATGGCAGGTGATCTGGATAGTATGGTCAGTCTGGCTCGAGACCAAGTTGCTGAAGGAGTTCATCTCCTGGATGTCTGTGTTGCCTGTGAGGATCGCGATGAAGCAGCTGACATGAGTCAATTCATTGAAAGGGTGAACAGCCAGATCTCAATTCCCATCATAATTCACTCCACTGAACCCAGGACCATTCGGGCGGCTCTGGAACGAACCACCGGCCGGGCAATGGTATATTCCATAAATTTGGAAGCGGGTGAAACAAAAGCCATCGAGATCATCAAACTCTGTCAAGAATTTGGAGCTGGTCTGGTTTGCCGAATTGCTGATGAAACGGACATAGCCAGAACTGCTGAACAAAGGTTGACCATTGCAAAGCGGCTCTACAACCTGGCAGTGACCCAACAAGGGCTGCGTGAAAGCGATCTTTTCTTTGACTTCCCTACCTTCTCACTGGCGTCTGGAGATGAAACGCTTCACAGATCTGCCGGTGAAACTCTGGCAGGGATCAGTCTGATCAAGTCAGCTTTTCCGGAGAGCTTCACCTGTCTGAACCTCTCAAATGTTTCTGCTGGATTAAAACCAGACACCCGTGAGCTGGTAAACTCAGTTTTTCTTCACCTGGCAATAGAAGCCGGACTGGATGCCGCCATGCTGCATGCCGAACATATTCTACCCTACCATAAGATCAAAGAAGCCGACCGTAAACTCTGCGAAGATTTCATCCTGAACCGTGAAACGCCTGATCATGACCCCCTGGTGAACCTGTTGGAAGCGCATATCGATCCGGAAATGGCCACCATAATTGAAGGTGATCCATGGGAACTACCCAGGCAAATCGCATCCATTCCTGAACCGCCTTTTTGGGGACGCAGGGTCATTCATGATATCGGTCTCAACACCATTTTCCCATTTATCAACAAAGCTGCCCTATTCAGAGGTCAGTGGGGTTTTAAGCAGGGCCAGATCAGTCCGGAAGACTATGCTAAAATTGAGCAGGAGACCATCTTCCCCACTTTCGACAGGCTCACAACTCAGGTCATAAACGAGCAACTATTGATCCCGACGGTGATCTACGGATACTACGCCTGTCAGTCAGAGGGTAACCGGCTTTGGATTTATGGGCAACCCGATGATGAACAACCGCTGTATCATATTGATTTCCCGCGACAAAGCAAACCACCGAAACGAGCCATTCCTGATTTCTTCTGCAGTATAGAATCTGGAAAACGTGATGTTTTGGCTTTTCAGCTGGTGACCATTGGCAAAAAAGCGTCTGAATATGCGCATGGATTATATGCAAAAAATGCCTATGCTGAATACCTCTATTTTCATGGCCTGGCGGCGGAAACTGCCGAAGCTCTGGCTGAATACTGGCATCAACAAATTCGTCAGGAATTGAATATCCATCAGTCAGATGGTGATGAGGTCAAGCAGCTATTCCATCAGAAATATCAGGGAAGCCGCTATTCATTTGGCTATCCGGCTTGTCCTGAACTCAAAGACCAGGAGTTGATCTTCAAGCTACTGGATGCCCCGGCAGAGGGGATCATGCTCACTGAGGACTATCAGATTATTCCCGAACAAAGCACCTCAGCTATTATTGTTCATCATCCCGAAGCAACGTTTTTTTCAGTATAG